ACATTGTTTTACAGTTTATTTGATTTACTTATCTGCCAGTGATATTTTGCGCAGATATATATTTCATATATGAAAATTTGTATACAGATAAATACTTATTTAAGAGATTTAATCGTATTTTACCTACATTTAAAAATGAAACACTTTCTATAAAGTCTATTTAATGCATTACATTGAACAACTAATCTTACTCCACGACATCCAATTTAATTTCCAGAGTAAATGTATTTTTTATTGTTTCTTTATTTCTTGATAAAATATTAATACCAACCTTTTCGTGGATAATATACCTTTTTAATACTAATACAATTATTATATATATATATATATATATATATATATATTCTTTGTACAATAATGCTTATTTGCTAGCGTTAAACTAAATATGTAATTCATTGATTGTCTTTTGGTAAAAAGATTTTTTTTACTGAGCTTTTTATTTTTATATTGAGTTTTAGCTATCAATAACAACCTTGCTAATATATGAATATAGGGGCTTTATCTTTATATTGAATTTTAGCTATCAATAACAACCTTGCTAATATTGAGTTTTTGAGTCATTGCAATTTGAAAGATAGTGATATTGACCCATGCGTAGCATGGGTGGTAAAACTAGTAATTAAAATAAAATGAGAACATTAACACATGATTTTTAGACAGACAAAAGCATACACAAAGCTTAACAAGTTGGTGCGTTGGGCATGTCACATTTGCTGGGGAGTCCAAGAGCGAGTGCCGGATCAATACCAAAAGAACCGAGCCATGGAGAGTTCCTGTAGCCGCAAAGGCAGCTGAAGTCAGCGTGTTTCAGATAGTCGCAGCAAAGCGTTGATGGGTTCGTTGGATTCTCCTTGCTCACCGCTGGTTTGCATTCATTCAACTCTGACTGGGTCATGCCACAGAGATCAATCGCCACTGACCTCTCCACTAACGTAGCCATCACCACCACCACCACCATCATCATCACCATCACACCCACCTTCTTGCTCGCCATTTTATCCTCTTATAATTTTGTTGGTGTGTTTAAGTGTTTGTGATGTGAAAGTGAATGTGCATGAGGAGGGTGTATATATAATAAGTCTAATAGAGACCCGTGAACCAGATTGTTGGATTATTCCGGTAGTCACGGGGTTTTGGAATATTTACTTCACTATTGGGATGGGGTCTTGGTTATAGAGCCCTTATTGCAATAATTGATTGGTATATGAATTATCCCCTACCCAAGTTCCATATATTTTACTGCAAATGGATGAAGAAAATTCCCCACAATAAAACTACACATTGTGCATTTCTTTAAAATAAAATATATTTCTTGAAAAAGGAACATTAGTTAGCATCACACAGCTAATGGGCCTGATTTGAGCCCATGGGCTTTCTAAAATTTACTAGCTCCGTAAATAATCGGAAGAGACAGACCAATAAAAATCAGCAAGCTACCTTTTTTTCCTCATTGTTAACTACAAAGCAAATAAAAACATCAGTTAGTATATAATACGACAAAATGTAGATGGAATGAAGAGAATATATTAGTCCTGGGCATTCGGTGTACCATTCGGGTTCGGGTCGGGTGAAACGGGTTATCGGTTTTTTCGGATGTGGGGATTGAAACACCATTCGGTATATTTGATTTTTCGGTACGGTATCGGTTCGGAACTCGTCGGTATCGGTTCGGATCAGAGGAACATTGCAAGATCCATGTAAATCCGAAGTATAAATGGATTCGGTTCGAGTTCGGTTAATTGTAACCAAAGTAACAGAAATTCAAAAAAACCTGCAAGTACAAATGGATTCGGTTCGAGTTCGGTTAATTGTAACCAAAGTAACCGAAATTCAAAAAAAACCCTGAAAGTACTACAATATAACTTAAGAATCCAAAAGTGAAAACAAGTGAACACACCAGAACATAAGAAAACAAAGGATCCCAAAAACAACCAAATTCAAACATACTCAAAGTTGTGAACACACCATAACATAAGAAAACAAAGGATCCCGAAAACAAATGCATAATAAAGTACTAAAAAACAAGTACAAATGAAAGTCTTTCTTGATCAAGTTTCTTAATCTCTTACTCCACGACTGCTGCATCTTCATTCTCTGCAAAATTAAAGTTACAAACAATGTTTAAACTGTACATTTTTATTGTAAGACATTAAAAAAAATATATAGAACTAAGAACTAAGATTCTTACCTCTTTCAAGCTTGTCATCCTCTTCAAGATCAACAAGAACTTGTGCATTTGTAGGCGGTCGTGTCTCTATCTCAAGATCTTGTTTTATCCACTGCTCTGAAGACATCAAAACCTCAACCATAAAATGAGTGAGACAGCTCCTATGTGGTTCGAGAATCCTACCACTAGTGCAAAAAGCACTCTCTGAAGCAACTGATGATACTTGCATTGCTAAAACATCCCTGGCGATCTCAGACAACACTGGAAATCTGCTTGAGTTCGTCCTCCACCAAGACAGCACATCAAATTCCATACCAATCATCAACTCTGGGTTTTCCACACTTTCTCTGAGGTAAGTCTCCAATTCATCCCTTTTCTCTCTAACCCCAATCTCGTTGAGCATCTTCTTGTACCTCACATCAATTCTCTTATAACCAGCACAATCATCCACTAGCTCCATCTTGCAAGGCTGCTCCCGAGAAGACTGAGATTTGGTGGTAGGCTGAGATGATTGGTCATCTGGATCAAAACTATTCCCATGTCTTGCGCTGTACTCTTTGAACAAACTTCTCAAGACACTTATCAAAGACTCGTACACCTCTTTGTACTCGACAGTGTCTAGCCCATATACAATTCCTCAAAGCACATCTTCGCAAGCTCCAACTTCTTGGTGGGATCAAAGACAGTGGCAACCATCAACATCTTGTTCATATTCTTGAGCCCATCCCAATACTTGTCAAGCTTTTTGAACATTTCTATTGCCTTCGAACTCAACTCAGGATCATAGTTCGCGATGAGGTCCATCAGATTTGCAGCAATGGTTACTATCTCACCATAACACTTATGCGCATTAAGAGAAGTTGAAGCTGAGACCACCAGTGTTGAGTTGTAAAATATGAGAAGAAACCAACACAATTTCTCAACTGCATCCCAATCCTCATACTGAGGAGGACCAACCCTTTTAGAACCGTTCTCCAACTCACTGAAGTAGTCGTTGTACAACCTATCTTCTGCCTCCATCTTGTCGAATGCCACCTTGAATTTCAGAGCTGTTGACAACATCAGATACGTTGAATTCCACCTTGTCTTGACATCCAGAGGCAAGCTTCCTCTTGTGATCTTACCCGAGTCAACCTTCAGCTCAAAAGACCTCAACCTATTTGTATGTGATCTAACATACGAGATACCATTACGGATAGCAGCCACAGTCTAATCTATTTCTGCCATTATGTCCCTCACAATCAAGTTTATGATATGAGCACTACATCTCATGTGCAAGAACTCACCATCTAAGACAAGAGACTGATCAGACACTAATGCAAATACAGTATGAAACTTCCTTAACGCTGAACTATTAGCAGTAGCATTGTCAACAGTTATGCAAAAAACCTTACGAATTCCCCATTCAGCCAAGCAGTCTAGCAAAACAGTTGCAATGGTCTGACCTTTGTGATCCGCGATGTGTTTGAATCCTATGATCAGTTTCTTCAAGCGCCATAAAGCAACAATGTAATGCACCGTGATGACCATGTAACTAGCACCTACAAAGATAAATTAAAAAATGTGAGTAAGTTGTACTTGTTAATCAATAAGAAATATAAAGAATCAGTCACAAACCTGTTGTTTGTGAAACCCAAATATCTGTAGTGATGGACACACGTTGCTTATTGCATAAGAACCATCTTTTCAATGCCTCTTTCTTCTCCACGTACATCTTTACGATGTCTTTAGTTAAAGTCCTTCTTGAATGAGGAGTGTACCCTAGCATTGCCTATAAAGATATAAGAAAGAGACATACATCGTCAGACAAATATTGTAAAAGCAACAAACGATAAAGGCAAAAACTCAAATAAAACATACCTTTTTACAGAAATGCTTCCATGCCTCACTATCAACAAACGCTAAAGGCAATTGTCCCAACATAATCATCTCATTTGTTGCTTCTCGAAACACAATTTCAGTAAGTTTACACGTCTTGAGCTTTCCATCCTCAGCGATACCTTTTTGTTTATCTTTTTTGCTAGCTAACCACGCTTGATGGTTTTTGCAAATTTCAAGATGCTTCTTCAGGTTTGTGGTCCCTGATGTGGTGAGACACGAGTATTCCTTCTGGCAATAGTTGCATAAACACCTGTCTCTGTCCTCCTTAGTTCTTGTATAATGATCCCACACTTCTGATCTTGTTGGGAGGAGCCGCTTCACTTTAGATGGTTGAGAAGTCACTTTAGATCGTTCAGAACTCTCGCCACATTCTTTCCTTTTGCCTCTGTTGCTATCCGGAGTTTGAAGGTTACTCTCATCATCGTTATGGGTTTCTCGATCAATAGATGATGTCGAGTCCATCTGCTTCAACGAAATCAAGATGAACAAATCAGTTTAACATATCAATTTAATCAATATAAACAAATCAATTTAACCAATTTCTTTTTTTTTGAAAGAACAATTTAACCAATGTCAATGAAATCAATAAGAATAAATCAATTTAACAAATCAATTTAACCAATTTCAATTTCAAATTCAAACTGTAACCAATTCTATACAAAGATTTAACATATTTAAACCATAAAAAAATATCGACATGCAATCGATCGGATTCGAAACAAGAAGAAGATAGAAAGAAGATGAACCTGTGATTGATTGCTGAAAAATTTTGATGGAGACGAATGGAGAGAATCATGTTTATTTATAGTGACCATTTTGCTTTGATTTCTTGGTTTGATCGAGGAAGCTTTTGTGGGAACTAGGGTTCAAGCCGAAGAGAAGAAGAAACGATGAGATGTAATCGAGGAAAAGACGATATGGAACCGAGGAGTCGACATATACCTATGTGCTTTGCATTAAAGTTGGTTATGTCCGGTTTTTGATTCGGATAACGGTTTAAAACCGAACCGGCCCGACCTCCGAACGATTGGCAATATAAAAACCTATAGGTTTTTTTCTGAAAACCGTTACCGATCCGACACCGGTTTTTCGTTTCGGTTAGAGGTTCGGTTTTCGGTTTTGGTTAATTACGCCCAGGACTAGAATATATCATGTCAGCTGCTTTCTCATTGGTCTAATTACCACATCGACTCCAGACGTTTCAAAAATAAAAAGAAGCTAAAAAGTTTACTGCACACTTCAGACTTGCTCACAAATGTGGAAACAAAAATTTTAAAGTAAGAAGTTGAAAATAAAAGAAGAAGAAAACAAAAGCTAGCCTTTGACAATTTTCTTAAGGGGTATGTAGAGCTGTGGACGTAGCCTTTCCATTCATTCTCTCTTTTAGAGTTCTAAATCAATTTTTTTAATTGAAAATAATCAAATTAAAAATTTAGATATTTGTTTAGTTTTAACCCTTCAAATGAGAGAATCAATTAAAAGTTCTAAATTTCAAAATACTAACCAATCAGAAATGAGAGAGAGAAAAAAAAATTGGGTGTAATTTTTT
This genomic interval from Brassica oleracea var. oleracea cultivar TO1000 chromosome C2, BOL, whole genome shotgun sequence contains the following:
- the LOC106322529 gene encoding putative lipid-transfer protein DIR1, producing MASKKVGVMVMMMVVVVVMATLVERSVAIDLCGMTQSELNECKPAVSKENPTNPSTLCCDYLKHADFSCLCGYRNSPWLGSFGIDPALALGLPSKCDMPNAPTC